The genomic window ATGGAGCAGGTCCTGACGAACGAAGCCCTGTCGAAGGAACTCGTGAGGAATGGGTTAGGACGGTCTGCCCAATTCACCTGGGAAGGTACGGCGGCGAAGCTGCTCGACGTCTATAAGACGGCCTATGAACTGGGCCGTGGGACCTGAACGTTACGGGAGCGCGTCTCCGGCACTCGTCTGCCGAACGGCGCCGCTGGATCTCCGCGCGGAGCTCCTGGGAGCCAGGCATGGACACGGCAGACCCTGACGGACCGGCGGGCGCCCGTCCGGAGCCGGGGCCGCGCGTGACCGTGGTCGTGCCGGCGTACAAGCGCACCGAGATGGTCCGCATGGCGCTCGGGTCCCTCCTCGCTCAGGACCTCGAGCCCGACGCCTACGAGGTCATCGTCGTGGATAGCTCCCCCGACGGCGCCAATCTCCGCCTGGTCGCCGCGCTCGCCCGGGAGGCCCCCTGCGCGCTCCGGTGCTGGGCCAAGCCCGCCGAGGGGCCGGGGCCGTCGCGCAACCTCGGCGCGCGGCAGGCGCGCGGCGAGATCGTGGCCTTCATGGACAGCGACTGCCAGGCGGCCCCGGGCTGGCTCCGCGCCGGGCTGGCGGCCTTCGCCGAGGGGGTCGGGCTCGTGCAGGGTCGCACCCTGGGCGATCCGGCAGGCACCCCCGGCATCTTCACGTGGCACGTGGAGGTGGAGGAGGAGAATTTCATCTACGAGTGCGCGAACATCTTCTACCGGAGGGCGGCCTTCGAGCAGGCCGGCGGGTTCGGTGTCGATCTCACACCCCGTGCCGAGACCCCCATGGGAGGGGAGGATGTGGAGCTCGCCTGGCGCGTGAAGCGCCTCGGATGGACGAGCCGGTTCGCGCGGGACGCCGTCGTGTACCACGCGCTGGTGCCCATCACGCCGTGGCGCTGGCTGTTCAGCAAGCGGCTGTTCATCTGGCCGCGGCTCAAGGGCGCGGTGCCCGAGCTCCGGCCGTTCTTCGTCTGGGGATGCTTCCTCGACCGCGCGCAGGCCGGCTTCGCGCTGGGCCTGGCGGGCACCGCGCTGGCGTGGGCGACGCCGCTGGCGCTCGTCGCGTGGGCGCCCTATGCCGCGATCCGGGCCTCGGAGCCCA from Candidatus Rokuibacteriota bacterium includes these protein-coding regions:
- a CDS encoding glycosyltransferase, translating into MDTADPDGPAGARPEPGPRVTVVVPAYKRTEMVRMALGSLLAQDLEPDAYEVIVVDSSPDGANLRLVAALAREAPCALRCWAKPAEGPGPSRNLGARQARGEIVAFMDSDCQAAPGWLRAGLAAFAEGVGLVQGRTLGDPAGTPGIFTWHVEVEEENFIYECANIFYRRAAFEQAGGFGVDLTPRAETPMGGEDVELAWRVKRLGWTSRFARDAVVYHALVPITPWRWLFSKRLFIWPRLKGAVPELRPFFVWGCFLDRAQAGFALGLAGTALAWATPLALVAWAPYAAIRASEPTRTLRGPLRLLRVLLYAPRDALAFLVLLAGSIRFRSLLL